One stretch of Armatimonadota bacterium DNA includes these proteins:
- a CDS encoding PilT/PilU family type 4a pilus ATPase — protein sequence MHVHDLLREMVERDASDLYVKVGSPPTFRVHGELQPGPWERVTPEVSRTLADQLLDDEQRRQLRTEQNVDLAYSFPGVGRFRVNVYQQRGSIALVARRVRTDIPSFEQLGLPEILADLVMRPRGLVFVTGPTGSGKTTTLAAMIDYRNTHASGHIITVEDPIEFLHPDKRSLVSQREVATDTPSFHHALRGALRQAPDVLLIGEMRDRESADAALYFAETGHLVLSTLHSINASQTLERLLAFFPADHVQEVLHRLSLTLEGIVSQRLVPRSDGQGRVVAVEVLVATPRIRELIRRGDLAGIKAAIQAGGGEGMQTFDQALYDLYRKGLISLEDALRAADSPNDLRLRIRGLA from the coding sequence ATGCACGTGCACGACCTCCTCCGGGAGATGGTGGAGCGGGACGCCAGCGACCTCTACGTGAAGGTGGGCTCCCCGCCCACCTTCCGGGTCCACGGGGAGCTCCAGCCGGGGCCCTGGGAGCGGGTGACCCCGGAGGTGAGCCGGACGCTTGCGGATCAGCTGCTGGATGACGAGCAGCGCCGGCAGCTCCGCACGGAGCAGAACGTGGACCTGGCCTACAGCTTCCCCGGCGTGGGACGGTTCCGGGTGAACGTCTACCAGCAGCGGGGTTCCATCGCCCTCGTGGCGCGCCGGGTGCGCACGGACATCCCCTCCTTTGAGCAGCTGGGACTTCCGGAGATCCTCGCGGATCTGGTCATGCGGCCGAGGGGACTCGTGTTCGTCACGGGTCCTACGGGCTCCGGGAAGACCACCACCCTCGCGGCCATGATCGATTACCGGAACACCCACGCCTCCGGCCACATCATCACCGTCGAGGATCCCATCGAGTTCCTCCACCCCGACAAGCGCAGCCTCGTGAGTCAGCGGGAGGTCGCCACGGACACCCCCAGCTTCCACCACGCCCTGCGGGGAGCCCTGCGCCAGGCCCCGGACGTCCTCCTCATCGGCGAGATGCGGGACCGGGAATCCGCGGATGCCGCCCTCTACTTCGCGGAGACCGGCCACCTGGTGCTCAGCACCCTGCACTCCATCAACGCCTCTCAGACCCTGGAGCGCCTGCTGGCCTTCTTCCCCGCGGATCACGTCCAGGAGGTCCTGCACCGCCTCTCCCTCACCCTGGAAGGCATCGTCAGCCAGCGCCTGGTGCCCCGGTCGGACGGGCAGGGCCGGGTGGTGGCGGTGGAAGTCCTGGTGGCCACGCCCCGCATCCGGGAGCTCATCCGGCGCGGGGACCTCGCGGGGATCAAGGCGGCCATCCAGGCGGGAGGGGGAGAGGGGATGCAGACCTTCGATCAGGCCCTCTACGATCTCTACCGGAAGGGGCTCATCTCCCTGGAGGATGCCCTCCGGGCCGCGGACTCCCCCAACGACCTGCGCCTGCGGATTCGGGGTCTGGCATAG
- a CDS encoding type IV pilus twitching motility protein PilT, producing the protein MDITDLLVLARERDASDLHLTVGSPPRLRLRGELVDVEGWPPITREELHAMLYDILTDAQKAQFEEHLDLDFALELQSLGRFRVNIFHQRTGEGAAFRVIPSRIRSLEELGLPPVLRELALREHGLILVTGPAGSGKSTTLAAMVDLINATRRVHIITIEDPIEFVHPHRKALINQREVGVHAKSFSAALRAALREDPDVILVGEMRDLETIALALTAAETGHLVLATLHTSSAAQTIHRIIDVFPSHQQEQIRVQLAETLVAVVAQVLLPTADGLGRVPAVEVMVATPAVRNLIRESKVHQIPSVIQTGLREGMQSMDQSLRHLVKTGKVTPEVAVRWATEKQAFARPGLGAAPPAQSAWK; encoded by the coding sequence GTGGACATCACAGATCTTCTGGTGCTCGCCCGGGAACGGGACGCCTCCGACCTCCATCTCACGGTGGGAAGCCCCCCTCGACTCCGACTGCGGGGGGAGCTGGTGGACGTGGAGGGATGGCCGCCCATCACCCGGGAAGAACTCCACGCCATGCTCTACGACATCCTCACGGACGCGCAGAAGGCCCAGTTCGAGGAGCACCTGGATCTGGACTTCGCCCTTGAGCTGCAGAGCCTCGGCCGGTTCCGGGTGAACATCTTCCACCAGCGCACGGGCGAGGGGGCGGCCTTCCGCGTGATCCCCTCCCGGATCCGGTCCCTGGAGGAGCTCGGCCTCCCTCCGGTGCTGCGGGAGCTCGCCCTGCGGGAGCACGGCCTCATCCTCGTCACCGGCCCCGCGGGATCCGGGAAGAGCACCACCCTGGCGGCCATGGTGGACCTCATCAACGCGACCCGCCGGGTCCACATCATCACCATCGAGGATCCCATCGAGTTCGTTCACCCGCACAGGAAGGCCCTCATCAACCAGCGGGAGGTGGGCGTGCACGCGAAGTCCTTCAGCGCGGCCCTGAGGGCCGCGCTGCGGGAGGATCCGGACGTGATCCTGGTGGGCGAGATGCGGGACCTGGAGACCATCGCCCTGGCCCTCACCGCGGCGGAGACCGGGCACCTGGTGCTGGCCACCCTGCACACCAGCAGCGCGGCCCAGACCATCCACCGGATCATCGACGTCTTCCCCAGCCACCAGCAGGAGCAGATTCGGGTGCAGCTGGCGGAGACCCTGGTGGCGGTCGTCGCCCAGGTCCTCCTGCCCACCGCGGACGGCCTCGGTCGAGTTCCCGCGGTGGAGGTGATGGTGGCGACCCCTGCGGTCCGGAACCTCATCCGGGAGAGCAAGGTGCACCAGATCCCCTCCGTGATCCAGACGGGGCTCCGGGAGGGGATGCAGAGCATGGACCAGAGCCTGCGGCACTTGGTGAAGACGGGGAAGGTCACGCCCGAAGTGGCCGTGCGGTGGGCTACGGAAAAGCAGGCCTTCGCCCGGCCGGGCCTCGGCGCGGCCCCTCCTGCCCAGAGCGCCTGGAAGTAG
- a CDS encoding AI-2E family transporter translates to MQRTEVAVHALIVTLVVATTYGVLWLAVRLADILVLFLISAILAAGLAPTVGALERIRLPGGRTLGRGLALFLVVVLILAALVLVLTILLTPVVQQFSALVAHLPEYVQETERWFTQLRARFPWMPDVSRWLSRLPEEVQNFSRYFGTAAQVFGRFVSGLFTVTTVLVIVIYMLIEGPRLKRGFLRLWPVERRPLVDLVLDRIAQKFSGWLRGTFVLALSIFAIDTVGLILIGIPYPFLLGLVAGLTELIPVVGPFLGAVPAVIVALFQPTWKLVAVIVLYVLAQQIEQNFLVPRVMSRAVGLSPILAIFAVLVGGALMGIVGVLLSIPVAAALQVIFGELVPAALPHARSEAYLPPETPAPRSARGPQASGRSREAPEAPAAEGGGELYP, encoded by the coding sequence ATGCAGCGAACCGAGGTCGCGGTCCATGCCCTCATCGTCACCCTGGTGGTGGCCACCACCTATGGGGTGCTGTGGCTGGCGGTGCGCCTCGCGGACATCCTGGTGCTCTTCCTCATCTCCGCCATCCTGGCCGCGGGCCTCGCGCCCACGGTGGGGGCCCTGGAGCGGATCCGGCTTCCGGGTGGCCGAACGCTCGGCAGGGGGCTTGCCCTCTTCCTCGTGGTGGTGCTCATCCTCGCGGCCCTGGTGCTCGTGCTCACCATCCTCCTCACGCCCGTGGTGCAGCAATTCAGCGCCCTGGTGGCGCATCTCCCGGAGTACGTCCAGGAGACGGAGCGGTGGTTCACCCAGCTCCGCGCGCGGTTTCCCTGGATGCCCGACGTGAGCCGGTGGCTGAGCCGGCTCCCGGAGGAGGTGCAGAACTTCTCCCGGTACTTCGGCACCGCGGCCCAGGTCTTCGGTCGGTTCGTGAGCGGGCTGTTCACCGTGACCACGGTCCTCGTGATCGTGATCTATATGCTCATCGAGGGGCCCCGGCTGAAGCGGGGGTTTTTGCGCCTCTGGCCCGTGGAGCGGAGGCCGCTCGTGGACCTGGTCCTGGACCGCATCGCCCAGAAGTTCAGCGGGTGGCTCCGGGGCACCTTCGTGTTGGCCCTCTCCATCTTCGCCATCGACACCGTGGGGCTCATCCTCATCGGGATCCCCTACCCGTTCCTCCTGGGCCTGGTGGCAGGGCTCACGGAGCTCATCCCGGTGGTGGGGCCGTTTTTGGGGGCCGTTCCCGCGGTGATCGTGGCCCTGTTCCAACCCACGTGGAAGCTGGTGGCGGTGATCGTCCTCTACGTCCTGGCCCAGCAGATCGAGCAGAACTTCCTCGTGCCCCGCGTGATGAGCCGGGCGGTCGGGCTCTCGCCTATTCTCGCCATCTTCGCGGTGCTCGTCGGCGGGGCCCTCATGGGGATCGTGGGCGTCCTCCTCTCCATTCCCGTGGCGGCGGCCCTCCAGGTGATCTTCGGGGAGCTGGTGCCCGCGGCCCTCCCTCACGCGCGGTCTGAAGCCTACCTCCCGCCCGAGACCCCCGCCCCCCGAAGCGCGCGGGGCCCCCAGGCCTCCGGGAGATCCAGGGAGGCTCCGGAGGCCCCCGCGGCTGAGGGAGGGGGAGAGCTCTATCCCTGA
- a CDS encoding isocitrate/isopropylmalate family dehydrogenase — translation MPTLVVLHGDQTGEELLLQALRVLAPEVIGLELELLHFDLSLESRRASRNRVVYEAAEALKTYGVGLKAATITPEGPGDVGSPNALLREAIGAQVILRTGRRIPGVRPVTGVMNPISVVRMAVEDAYGAREWREGGGLEEVAYRTSRITRRTCRVVAEFSFRHARRIRGKVFGGPKYTVSPVYEGMLKEELDAAASRHPDVPYEPQLIDAVYALLLQPSEEALVIPALNRDGDTLSDLVLQMFGSIAGAESLVLALDESFEPRVVLAEAPHGTAPRLYGKNIANPMAMILAAAAALGYLPDPRAGQASRAVYEATFETVQAGVRTPDLGGAATTTEFTEEVIRRVEQGRRAQG, via the coding sequence TTGCCCACCCTCGTGGTGCTGCACGGGGACCAAACAGGAGAGGAGCTTCTGCTTCAGGCCCTCCGGGTGCTTGCCCCGGAGGTCATCGGCCTGGAGCTGGAGCTCCTGCACTTTGATCTGAGCCTGGAGAGCCGGCGGGCCAGCCGGAACCGCGTGGTCTACGAGGCCGCGGAAGCCCTCAAAACGTACGGCGTGGGCCTGAAGGCGGCCACCATCACCCCGGAGGGACCTGGGGACGTGGGGAGCCCCAACGCCCTCCTCCGGGAGGCCATCGGAGCGCAGGTCATCCTCCGCACGGGCCGACGGATCCCCGGGGTCCGCCCCGTGACGGGGGTGATGAATCCCATCAGCGTGGTGCGCATGGCGGTGGAGGACGCCTACGGGGCCCGGGAGTGGCGGGAGGGAGGTGGGCTCGAGGAGGTGGCTTACCGCACGAGTCGGATCACCCGCCGGACCTGCCGGGTCGTGGCGGAGTTCAGTTTCCGGCATGCCCGCCGCATTCGGGGCAAGGTGTTCGGAGGTCCCAAGTACACCGTCAGCCCCGTCTACGAGGGGATGCTGAAGGAGGAGCTGGATGCGGCCGCTTCCCGCCACCCGGACGTCCCCTACGAGCCGCAACTCATCGACGCGGTCTACGCCCTCCTCCTGCAGCCCAGCGAGGAAGCCCTCGTCATCCCCGCCCTCAACCGAGACGGCGACACCTTATCGGACCTCGTGCTCCAGATGTTCGGGAGCATCGCGGGCGCCGAATCGCTCGTGCTGGCCCTCGATGAGTCGTTCGAGCCCCGGGTGGTGCTCGCGGAGGCCCCGCACGGGACCGCCCCGAGGCTGTATGGCAAGAACATCGCGAACCCCATGGCCATGATCCTGGCCGCGGCCGCGGCCCTCGGTTATCTCCCGGACCCCCGGGCCGGACAGGCCTCCCGCGCCGTCTACGAGGCCACCTTTGAGACGGTGCAGGCCGGCGTGCGCACCCCGGACCTGGGCGGAGCCGCCACCACCACGGAGTTCACCGAGGAGGTCATCCGCCGGGTCGAGCAGGGACGACGGGCTCAGGGATAG
- a CDS encoding PAS domain S-box protein, which yields MLWKKPGPQRRAEELRDQLDLLWDLVPVPLLHVGADGRILRANEAAGRLVGLRASSLVGFSLRDLLERSSDSLRFLRALPPLYTRGGRLRLRRVSGEVVEVEARGRRAADGSAYLAFSEPPGIHGRPPVEWIRGAITDLPVAVGVYDPEGNAVVTNPAWQRLFGIPPEEAGHLLRDSPVFNPGDRPLLEAALRGHVVRLPPREWTPPDGSAPRVVEMVLAPLRDPRGTLHHIAAFAHDVTGRWRIEESLRESEARYRVLIEGSPDAMFLLEDGLFRFVNRSFVHLFGVSSVEAVHRIGLLALCVEEDRPRVAEYLADRLAQRGREEAVVFRGRRSDGSVITCELRANRVLLEGKPVLMGILRDITHERHMEQALRFQAELLECVHDAIIATDWEGRILYCNRACEALYAWRAEEVVGRRLQDLLRPEGRSFDLDRIRAVLQRAGRWRGELQHRREDGHLVWLSATLSVNRNEAGEAVGIVGVYRDVTEQKRLEEQLIQAQKMESLGTLAGGIAHDFNNILGSIVGYLGLIKEDLPAEATLRQYFEVVERSALRASELTRQLLGFARRGKFTVQRVQLRTLCEEVLNLFRSTLHERIEVRTRFPEDLPEVEGDPAQLQQVVLNLCMNAKDAMPQGGVLTLELGEALADDPTSQGPPDLRRYVVLTVRDTGVGMDDYVKSRVFEPFFTTKEPGKGTGLGMAMVYGIVRNHGGFVDLQSEVGKGTTVQVYLPVPVESQPQPEEEAATGVAEGSGELILVVDDEEPLCNLLREVLTRRGYRVLVARSGEEAVDLYQQWRDEVDLVILDMVMPGMSGAEAFEAILRLNPKARVLLSSGYTQEGAAGELLRKGARGFLQKPYLITELTAKVREALEPKDG from the coding sequence ATGCTCTGGAAGAAGCCCGGTCCGCAGCGGCGCGCAGAGGAGCTCCGCGATCAGCTGGACCTCCTGTGGGATCTCGTGCCCGTCCCCCTCCTGCACGTGGGAGCCGACGGGAGGATCCTGCGGGCGAACGAGGCGGCCGGCCGACTGGTGGGCCTCCGCGCCTCTTCCCTGGTGGGGTTTTCGCTCCGGGACCTCCTGGAGCGGAGTTCCGACTCCCTGCGGTTCCTCCGGGCTCTCCCTCCCCTGTACACCCGCGGGGGGCGCCTCCGTCTCCGCCGGGTGAGCGGGGAGGTGGTGGAGGTGGAGGCCCGGGGGAGGAGAGCGGCGGACGGCTCCGCGTACCTGGCCTTCTCGGAGCCCCCGGGGATCCATGGGCGACCCCCGGTGGAGTGGATCCGGGGCGCCATCACGGACCTGCCCGTGGCGGTCGGGGTCTACGATCCCGAGGGCAACGCGGTGGTCACCAATCCTGCCTGGCAGCGGCTGTTTGGCATTCCTCCGGAGGAGGCCGGGCACCTGCTGCGCGATAGCCCGGTCTTCAACCCCGGGGATCGGCCTCTCCTGGAGGCGGCCCTGCGGGGGCACGTGGTGCGCCTTCCCCCCCGGGAATGGACCCCTCCCGACGGGAGCGCTCCCCGGGTGGTGGAGATGGTCCTGGCCCCTCTTCGGGATCCCCGGGGGACCTTGCACCACATCGCCGCCTTCGCCCACGACGTCACCGGCCGTTGGCGGATCGAGGAGAGCCTGCGGGAGTCCGAGGCCCGGTATCGGGTTCTCATCGAGGGATCTCCGGACGCCATGTTCTTGCTGGAGGACGGGCTGTTCCGGTTCGTGAACCGCTCCTTTGTTCACCTCTTCGGCGTCTCCTCCGTGGAGGCGGTGCACCGGATAGGGCTGCTGGCCCTGTGCGTGGAGGAGGATCGGCCCCGGGTGGCCGAGTACCTCGCGGATCGCCTGGCGCAGAGGGGGCGCGAGGAGGCGGTGGTGTTTCGGGGCAGACGGTCGGACGGGAGCGTGATCACGTGTGAGCTGCGGGCGAATCGGGTCCTCTTGGAGGGAAAGCCCGTCCTGATGGGGATCCTCCGGGACATCACCCATGAGCGCCACATGGAGCAGGCCCTCCGGTTCCAGGCGGAACTTCTGGAGTGCGTGCACGACGCCATCATCGCCACGGACTGGGAGGGGCGTATCCTGTACTGCAACCGGGCCTGCGAGGCGCTGTACGCGTGGCGGGCGGAGGAGGTGGTGGGCCGCCGACTCCAGGACCTGCTCCGGCCGGAGGGACGTTCCTTCGATCTCGACCGCATCCGGGCCGTCCTCCAGCGGGCGGGACGGTGGCGGGGGGAGCTGCAGCACCGTCGGGAGGACGGGCACCTCGTGTGGCTCTCGGCCACCCTGTCCGTGAACCGGAACGAGGCCGGGGAGGCGGTGGGGATCGTGGGCGTGTACCGGGACGTGACGGAGCAGAAGCGCCTGGAAGAGCAACTGATCCAGGCCCAGAAGATGGAGAGCCTGGGAACGCTGGCGGGCGGGATCGCCCACGACTTCAACAACATCCTGGGGTCCATCGTCGGCTACCTCGGCCTCATCAAGGAGGATCTCCCCGCGGAGGCCACCCTCCGCCAGTACTTCGAGGTGGTGGAGCGCAGCGCCCTCCGGGCCAGCGAGCTCACCCGGCAGCTGTTGGGATTCGCCCGCCGGGGGAAGTTCACGGTCCAGCGGGTGCAGCTCAGGACCCTGTGCGAGGAGGTGCTGAACCTGTTCCGGAGCACCCTCCACGAGCGGATCGAGGTGCGGACCCGCTTCCCGGAGGACTTGCCCGAGGTGGAGGGGGATCCCGCGCAGTTGCAGCAGGTGGTCCTGAACCTGTGCATGAACGCCAAGGACGCCATGCCCCAGGGCGGGGTCCTGACCCTGGAGCTCGGGGAGGCCCTCGCGGACGATCCCACCTCCCAGGGGCCTCCGGACCTCCGGCGCTACGTGGTCCTCACCGTCCGGGACACCGGGGTGGGCATGGACGATTACGTGAAGAGCCGGGTCTTCGAGCCCTTCTTCACCACCAAGGAGCCCGGGAAGGGCACGGGGCTCGGCATGGCCATGGTCTACGGGATCGTGCGCAACCACGGCGGGTTCGTGGACCTTCAGAGCGAGGTGGGCAAGGGGACCACGGTCCAGGTGTACCTGCCCGTGCCGGTGGAATCGCAACCTCAACCCGAGGAGGAGGCAGCAACGGGCGTGGCGGAAGGATCCGGAGAACTCATCCTCGTGGTGGACGACGAGGAGCCCCTGTGCAACCTGCTCCGGGAGGTCCTCACCCGCCGGGGCTATCGGGTGCTGGTGGCTCGCAGCGGCGAGGAGGCCGTTGACCTCTACCAGCAGTGGCGGGACGAGGTGGACCTCGTGATCCTGGACATGGTCATGCCCGGGATGAGCGGGGCGGAGGCCTTCGAGGCCATCCTCCGCCTCAACCCCAAGGCCCGGGTGCTCCTCAGCAGCGGCTACACCCAGGAAGGGGCGGCGGGGGAACTCCTGCGAAAGGGAGCTCGGGGCTTCCTGCAGAAGCCCTACCTCATCACGGAGCTCACCGCTAAGGTGCGGGAGGCCCTGGAGCCGAAGGACGGGTGA
- a CDS encoding TGS domain-containing protein — MPANLTPEYLAAEQRFREASSPQEKLEALEEMLRTVPKHKGTEKLQADIKRRIARLRQEMQARRGASRAQPFYHVEREGAGQVVVIGPPNAGKSSLVAALTNAQPEIAPYPVSTRAPVPGMMRFEDVQIQLVDTPPICPEMDEGWLYALIRAADAALFVLDCSDDGILYLEDALRLLPAGRVFLEREDARLEDDPSLPRGARKRTLVVANKWDLPRAEENLRVLMELVGDQLPGSPVPVSAVTGYGLQQLPGRVFRMLDVIRVYSKPPGRKPDLSVPFVLPRGARVLDAAEAIHKELAEQLKYARLWGRTSQGQMVGRDHLLEDGDILELHG; from the coding sequence ATGCCGGCGAACCTGACCCCGGAGTACTTGGCCGCGGAGCAACGCTTCCGGGAGGCCTCGAGTCCTCAGGAGAAGCTGGAGGCCCTGGAGGAGATGCTGCGTACCGTCCCCAAGCACAAGGGGACGGAGAAACTGCAGGCGGACATCAAGCGCCGCATCGCCCGTCTCCGGCAGGAGATGCAGGCCCGCCGGGGAGCTTCCCGCGCCCAGCCCTTCTACCACGTGGAGCGGGAGGGCGCGGGACAGGTGGTGGTGATCGGCCCCCCGAACGCGGGCAAGTCGAGCCTGGTGGCGGCCCTCACCAACGCCCAGCCCGAGATCGCGCCCTATCCCGTCTCCACCCGAGCACCGGTCCCCGGCATGATGCGGTTCGAGGACGTGCAGATCCAACTGGTGGACACCCCGCCCATCTGCCCGGAGATGGACGAGGGATGGCTGTATGCCCTCATCCGGGCCGCGGACGCGGCCCTCTTCGTGCTGGACTGTAGCGACGACGGCATCCTCTACCTGGAGGACGCCCTGCGCTTGCTCCCCGCGGGCCGGGTATTCCTGGAGCGGGAGGACGCGCGTCTCGAGGACGACCCCTCCCTCCCCCGGGGGGCCCGCAAGCGCACCCTGGTGGTGGCCAACAAGTGGGACCTCCCCCGGGCGGAGGAGAACCTCCGGGTGCTGATGGAGCTGGTGGGCGATCAGCTCCCCGGTTCCCCGGTCCCCGTCTCCGCGGTCACCGGGTACGGACTCCAGCAGCTGCCGGGCCGGGTCTTCCGCATGCTGGACGTGATCCGGGTCTACAGCAAACCCCCGGGCCGCAAGCCGGACCTGTCCGTCCCCTTCGTGCTCCCCCGGGGCGCCCGGGTCCTGGACGCCGCGGAGGCCATCCACAAGGAGCTCGCGGAGCAGCTGAAGTACGCCCGGCTGTGGGGCCGGACCTCCCAAGGACAGATGGTCGGCCGGGATCACCTCCTGGAGGACGGGGACATCCTCGAACTGCACGGCTAG
- a CDS encoding DEAD/DEAH box helicase gives MRTRTRKSGVHPALQPLLRKVGSPPAQPFTPSEFQLRALEALRTGDVLVEAPTGSGKTWIAEEAIREGLQEGRTAWYTTPLKALSNQKYRRFCGLYGTEQVGLLTGERRIHPQAPVIVATTEILRNALYEGAIRPDLVVLDEAHYLSDPERGTAWEEIILYAPPTTTLLLLSATLPNIQELADWMREVRGRRPAIVEEQHRPVPLVAIAADGLGRLLPLELAHRMARLDRTPDWVRRVVRSLEEAQLLPAILFFPTRRQCDEAVRELATARAPGEEERNSAWAVWEEEFPYLRDHPQRRSLLRAGVAAHHAGHLTAWRMVVEDFLERGLVRAVCATTTLAAGLDVPARTVLLTTLVRNSPEGPVGLSATEFHQMAGRAGRRGRDTLGFVVLPATRPGELADGEALLSAEPEPIRSAFTPGYASILNLLRWRTLEEALAELDRSLAAHQRRKEIARLRRLLAQLPTGPARSLGQLRRRERRRRELEQTLREMEGGLREEFLRRARVLQSFGYLDEDLRLTPDGAWAALIRHPRALVLAELVRRGLLPLEEERLSAYAAALSSEQAPRRGEDMELGPLRALVREIAAREAEAGVQPDPFVEEFRPEWDRIRRRLLPPPADRRATAAVLWIRGVAFGALAAQLDAQEGDLQRILLQAAEIANQLADLPHPAFREAAARARDLLLRPPLV, from the coding sequence ATGCGGACGCGAACGCGGAAATCCGGTGTTCACCCGGCCCTCCAGCCCCTCCTCCGGAAGGTGGGAAGTCCTCCGGCGCAGCCCTTTACCCCCTCGGAGTTCCAGCTCCGGGCCCTGGAAGCCCTGAGGACGGGGGACGTGCTGGTGGAGGCGCCGACCGGCAGCGGCAAGACCTGGATCGCGGAGGAGGCCATCCGGGAGGGACTCCAGGAGGGCCGCACCGCCTGGTACACCACGCCGCTCAAGGCTCTCTCCAACCAGAAGTACCGGCGGTTCTGCGGCCTGTACGGGACCGAACAGGTCGGCCTCCTCACGGGGGAGCGTCGCATCCATCCGCAGGCCCCCGTGATCGTGGCCACCACGGAGATCCTCCGAAACGCCCTCTACGAGGGTGCCATCCGGCCGGACCTGGTGGTGCTGGACGAGGCCCATTACCTGAGCGATCCGGAGCGGGGCACCGCGTGGGAAGAGATCATCCTGTACGCGCCGCCCACCACCACCCTCCTCCTCCTCTCCGCCACCCTTCCCAACATCCAGGAACTCGCGGACTGGATGCGGGAGGTCCGAGGTCGGAGGCCCGCCATCGTGGAGGAGCAGCACCGGCCCGTGCCCCTCGTCGCCATCGCCGCGGACGGCCTGGGCCGTCTGCTGCCCCTGGAGCTGGCTCACCGCATGGCCAGGCTGGATCGGACGCCCGACTGGGTCCGACGGGTGGTGCGGTCCCTGGAAGAGGCACAGCTGCTGCCCGCCATCCTCTTCTTCCCCACCCGTCGGCAGTGCGACGAGGCGGTGCGGGAGCTCGCGACCGCCCGAGCCCCGGGGGAGGAGGAGCGGAATTCCGCGTGGGCGGTGTGGGAGGAGGAGTTCCCGTACCTACGGGATCACCCGCAGCGCCGCAGCCTCCTGCGCGCCGGGGTGGCCGCGCACCACGCGGGCCACCTCACCGCTTGGCGCATGGTGGTGGAGGACTTCCTGGAGCGGGGGCTTGTGCGCGCGGTGTGCGCCACCACCACCTTGGCCGCGGGCCTGGACGTGCCCGCCCGCACCGTCCTCCTCACCACCCTGGTGCGAAACAGCCCCGAAGGCCCCGTGGGGCTTTCCGCCACGGAGTTCCACCAGATGGCGGGCAGGGCGGGCCGCCGCGGCCGGGACACCCTTGGATTCGTGGTGCTCCCCGCCACCCGGCCCGGGGAGCTCGCGGACGGGGAGGCCCTGCTCTCCGCGGAGCCAGAGCCCATCCGGTCCGCCTTCACCCCCGGCTACGCCTCCATCCTCAACCTCCTCCGGTGGCGCACCCTGGAGGAGGCCCTCGCGGAACTGGACCGGTCCCTCGCGGCCCACCAGCGCCGGAAGGAGATCGCCCGGCTGCGGCGTCTGCTGGCCCAGCTGCCGACCGGCCCGGCCCGATCCCTCGGGCAGCTGCGCCGCCGGGAGCGCCGCCGCAGGGAGCTGGAGCAAACCCTCCGGGAGATGGAAGGCGGGCTCCGGGAGGAGTTCTTAAGACGCGCCAGGGTCCTGCAGTCCTTCGGCTACCTCGATGAGGACCTGCGGCTCACCCCGGACGGGGCCTGGGCGGCCCTCATCCGCCACCCCCGGGCCCTGGTGCTCGCGGAGCTGGTGCGGAGGGGCCTGCTGCCCCTGGAGGAAGAGCGGCTTTCGGCCTACGCCGCGGCCCTCAGCAGCGAGCAGGCACCCCGGCGTGGGGAGGACATGGAGTTGGGGCCGTTGCGGGCCCTGGTCCGGGAGATCGCGGCCCGGGAAGCGGAGGCGGGGGTGCAGCCGGACCCCTTCGTGGAGGAGTTCCGACCGGAGTGGGATCGGATCCGACGGCGTCTGCTGCCGCCGCCCGCGGATCGGCGGGCCACCGCCGCGGTCCTCTGGATCCGGGGCGTGGCGTTCGGAGCCCTGGCCGCGCAGCTGGACGCCCAGGAAGGGGATCTGCAACGCATCCTCCTCCAGGCGGCGGAGATCGCCAACCAACTCGCGGATCTCCCCCACCCCGCATTCCGGGAGGCCGCGGCCAGGGCCCGGGATCTCCTGTTACGGCCGCCCCTGGTGTGA
- a CDS encoding GNAT family N-acetyltransferase, with protein sequence MSVREGAVLERFSDRRGRGIMLRPGGPGWEEALYGMYRTYDPSQQAQGIPPLHPGRLREWLRSLLLEGINLLAVHGDRVVGHAVLMPDRPGSYELAIFVHQDFQGAGVGSRLLRALIVHARKQGVEEIWLSVEAWNHRAIRIYRKAGFGKVEGDQWEQIWRLRLVGASHQGRP encoded by the coding sequence GTGAGCGTCCGAGAGGGTGCCGTTCTGGAACGGTTTTCGGACCGGAGGGGCCGGGGCATCATGCTGCGCCCCGGGGGTCCCGGCTGGGAGGAAGCCCTCTACGGGATGTACCGGACGTACGACCCGTCTCAGCAGGCCCAGGGCATCCCGCCCCTCCACCCCGGGCGGCTGCGGGAGTGGCTGCGGTCTCTGCTGCTGGAGGGCATCAACCTCTTGGCGGTCCACGGGGATCGGGTGGTGGGGCACGCGGTGTTGATGCCGGACCGGCCGGGCTCGTATGAGCTCGCCATCTTCGTGCACCAGGACTTCCAGGGCGCGGGAGTGGGGAGCCGGTTGCTCCGGGCGCTGATCGTCCATGCCCGGAAGCAGGGAGTGGAGGAGATCTGGCTCAGCGTGGAAGCCTGGAACCACCGGGCCATCCGGATCTACCGCAAGGCCGGGTTCGGGAAGGTGGAGGGGGATCAGTGGGAGCAGATCTGGAGGCTGCGACTCGTCGGTGCCTCACACCAGGGGCGGCCGTAA